In Candidatus Kryptoniota bacterium, the sequence AAAGGACGTCGAGTATGTTGTGCAGGATGGCAAGGTCCTGATCGTAGATGAATTCACGGGAAGAATTCTCCAGGGCCGCCGGTATTCGGAGGGATTGCACCAGGCGATCGAAGCCAAGGAGGGTGTCAAGGTCGAGCGAGATACACAGACTCTCGCAACGATCACTCTCCAGAATTATTTCAGACTTTACAAGAAGCTCGCCGGCATGACCGGGACGGCGGAGACTGAGGCGGGAGAGTTTTACGACATTTACAAACTTGATGTTGTGGTGGTGCCCACGAACAGAGTTGTTGTCCGTGACGACCATGACGATCTCATATACAGGACAAAGCGTGAGAAGTACAACGCCGTGCTCACAGAAATTGAAGAGATGAAAAAAGAGCACCGGCCTGTTCTGGTCGGAACGACGAGCGTTGAAGTCAGCGAAACTCTGAGCAGAATGCTGAAGAGGCGCGGTATCGGTCACGAAGTTCTGAATGCGAAGCAGCATCAACGCGAAGCGGAAATCATTTCGCGCGCCGGAATGCCGGGAGCTATCACGATTGCAACAAACATGGCGGGACGTGGAACCGACATCAAGCTCGGTCCCGGTGTTGTTGAAAAGGGCGGGCTTCACATCATCGGAACCGAGAGGCACGAAGCGCGCCGGATCGACAGGCAGCTGCGCGGCCGCGCGGGACGACAGGGCGATCCCGGATCGTCAAAGTTTTATCTGTCCCTCGAAGACGACCTGATGAGACTCTTCGGCAGCGACAGGATCGCGAAAGTCATGGACCGGTTCGGCATGAAAGAAGGCGACGTCATTCAACACTCGATGATTACGAGAAGTGTCGAGCGCGCCCAGAAGAAGGTCGAAGAGAACAACTTCGCAATCAGAAAGAGGCTTCTCGAGTACGACAACGTCATGAACCAGCAGAGAGAAGTCGTTTATGACAGAAGAAGGCACGCGCTCGTCGGAGAGCGTCTGAAGGACGAGATATTCGACATGCTCCGTGAGCATATGAATGAGATCGTGGAGAATTATTACGACGACGGCGATATCGCCGGTTTCATAGATGAATTGAGACGCACGTTCCTCACAGACATAAGTTTTACGCCCGATGAATTCAGGCGGTTTGGTAAGGACGGCGTTGCTGATCGGGCATACAACGCGGCTGTCGACTTTTACAATCGGAAGGAACAGGAGCTCGGAGTGGAGATAATGAGTCGTCTCGAAAGGATGGCGACTCTCCAGGTCATCGACGAAAAATGGAAAGAGCACCTGCGGGAAATGGACGACCTCAAGGAGGGAATCAATCTCCGCGCGTACGGACAGAAGGATCCGCTTGTCGAGTACAAGCGTGAGGCATTCGATATGTTTGTGACGATGTTGAAAGGGATAAACAGAGAAGTACTTCAGATAGTTTTCAGGGCGTTTCCTGCAGTGCCGGAAGAAATCCCGCAGCGCCGAGCGGCGAAGATGCCGAGACGGGAACAAATGCAGCTTCATCACGATTCCGCCGCCGGACTCGGTCTTCAGGGCAACAGAGAGCCCGCCGCGCAAGGGGCGCAGGGCCAAATTAAACGAAAGCCGATCAGAGTCGCCGAGAAAGTCGGCCGAAACGATCCCTGTCCCTGTGGGAGCGGGAAGAAATACAAGAACTGCCACGGAAAGTGATCGACAGAAAAAGGGTCTTTCTTCTAGTAGTTCTTTTCACATTCACGTCTCAGCTGAACGCGGCTGTGCGAAAAGGATTGAGTGTCAAATCGATTTCGCCCACTCAAAGAGTTCTCACGATTACATCCGACAAAACAAGCGTCCTTTCGCTCATAGATGGCTCGTACGGTTCTGTTCCTTATATCTCGTTCCCTTTTGTGTCGACCGGAAATGTCAGCTACTCGGTTCAGAGATCCAATCCCGCCATACTTTCTCTCTCCAGCCCGCCTCCAGCTTTCGTAGACAGCTCCACCGGACTTCCCGGAGTTGCGGAACCGGATCTTGCGGCGCTCGGCGCGTCTAGCGGAGTAATTCTAAAACAGGTCGGGATCATGCGAGGGCGAAAAGTCTTTTCTCTGATCGTTGTTCCTTACGTTTACAGCCCGACCTCCAGACAGCTGACTTACTACGAGTCTGTAACGGTCAGCCTTAATTCCACACAGCCATTCGCTGAGGACTTCGATAAGCCGTCAGGGGTTCTATCATCGAAACTGACCAACAAAGTGCAGAGCAGTGCCCCTCCACCCGCAGGTTCATATATCAGGATTATTGTGAACCAGGACGGCATTTATCACGTATCCGCCACCGATCTCGACACCTCGCACGTGAACCTCTCCGGTTTCACTTCACAAAACATGACATTGTGGAATCACGGGAAGCAGATTCCGATTTACGTCCACACCTCCGGTGGCACCGCCTTTACCGGCGACAGCTATTTTGAATTTTATGGAACGGCGAACAGGGTCAACTACTCCGGGGGCCGTCCCGATCTATACGCTGATCCTTTTACAGACAACAATGTCTATCTCCTTACGGATGATTCTACCGCCCCTGCTCAGAGGCTCGTCACCGAATCGGGCGCACTGAATCGAGTAAGCAACGCCGTCGATCTTTCAGGCTACTCATTCACTCAGACCGCCCATCTCGAAAAGGACCTCAGGTTCGAGCGACTGGACGCCGTCGACCTAAATCAGAACTTTGACAGGCGTGATCACTGGTTTTGGGCGGAAGTCTCGAGCAATCACACGGTGACAGTTCCGTTTACACTTTCATATCCCGATACAACTTCGATACAACCTCTCACGCTTACCGCGGCATTTCACGGGATAACTCATCTTGACGGTTCGAATAACTCGCCTAATGTACCAAACGAACACCAGGCCGAGTTGTTTATTAACCAGACTCATGTTCTTAATTCGACATGGGACGACCAGAACATACAAATATCTTCAGTCGGTTCGGCTGCTAATATCCCTCAGAGCGTGCTTCACAACGGGTCGAACAATCTCCAGGTCTTCGACGCGAACCCGGGAAATGTTGCCGTCTCTACGTTTGCTTTGAACTGGGTCGAACTGGAATACCAGCGTTTGTATGTGGCCGATAACGATTACATTAAGTTCACAATTCCCGACAATGCGCAGCCCGGCTATTACAATTTCCTCATTCAGAATTTTCATAACTCGACCGTCTCGGTTTACAGGTTGAATGTTTCGAAGATCACCGACATCACGATCCGTT encodes:
- the secA gene encoding preprotein translocase subunit SecA; this translates as MAASLLKKIFGSKHERDAKKLVPVAVEINEALKGVEGLTDDELRQKTTAFRERIRGETSEVEKEIAELKEKLKEDIRGEERKGIYERLENIESDRDDIIYDILDEILPEAFAVVKEACKRLVGQSWDVTGHKIVWDMVPFDVQLMGAVVLHQGKIAEMATGEGKTLVAVMPLYLNALPGRGAHLVTVNDYLAKRDSEWMGKVFEFLGLTVGCIQSDMDTSQRRKMYECDITYGTNNEFGFDYLRDNMGVEADDIVQREHYYAIVDEVDSVLIDEARTPLIISGPVPSSEHTFDDMKPRVERIVNEQIRLINKYAADAEKLLAEGKTKEAGVLLLRSYRGFPKHNRLTKLLNEPSNKRLMQETELEYLKDQGSRMHEIDDELFYAVDEKTHVIDLTEKGRDFLASSQADKDMFVLPDIGTEVSVIEADKFLTPGQMQRKKEELYKLYAERSDRIHTVSQLLRAYSLYEKDVEYVVQDGKVLIVDEFTGRILQGRRYSEGLHQAIEAKEGVKVERDTQTLATITLQNYFRLYKKLAGMTGTAETEAGEFYDIYKLDVVVVPTNRVVVRDDHDDLIYRTKREKYNAVLTEIEEMKKEHRPVLVGTTSVEVSETLSRMLKRRGIGHEVLNAKQHQREAEIISRAGMPGAITIATNMAGRGTDIKLGPGVVEKGGLHIIGTERHEARRIDRQLRGRAGRQGDPGSSKFYLSLEDDLMRLFGSDRIAKVMDRFGMKEGDVIQHSMITRSVERAQKKVEENNFAIRKRLLEYDNVMNQQREVVYDRRRHALVGERLKDEIFDMLREHMNEIVENYYDDGDIAGFIDELRRTFLTDISFTPDEFRRFGKDGVADRAYNAAVDFYNRKEQELGVEIMSRLERMATLQVIDEKWKEHLREMDDLKEGINLRAYGQKDPLVEYKREAFDMFVTMLKGINREVLQIVFRAFPAVPEEIPQRRAAKMPRREQMQLHHDSAAGLGLQGNREPAAQGAQGQIKRKPIRVAEKVGRNDPCPCGSGKKYKNCHGK